A part of Streptomyces sp. NBC_01235 genomic DNA contains:
- a CDS encoding right-handed parallel beta-helix repeat-containing protein, with protein sequence MRNASIWTVAVLSAALVTVSGPAGEASAAPRTLVVATNGNDSAPGTLAQPLKTVQRAVDLAAPGDVITVRGGTYALTDNITITTSGTASQPITLGAYGGERVRIDGEQLPASHTPVGGSIPRAERGAIHQEASYWRISDLEIVNGPYGVYCDGCDGNVFSRLATHDNYESGFQLQGASANNQILNLDSYANRDPRKNGESADGLAIKEGSGTGNVVRGARLWNNVDDGFDAWKFTSPVLMENTVAYGNGFNRWNFPDFAGDGNGFKLGGGSPAPAVAHTVRNSVAFKNAAHGFTDNGNPGALALTRDSSYADGGTGFDFDTSGAKAVLTSNLAVADARASALGSATVSSGNSWDLGGTWNASSVLSTDTGPLTGARAADGTLPAAPSFLVPRGGAAVGARF encoded by the coding sequence ATGCGCAACGCGTCGATCTGGACGGTGGCGGTTCTGAGTGCGGCACTGGTGACGGTGTCGGGCCCGGCGGGCGAGGCGTCCGCCGCGCCCAGGACGCTGGTCGTGGCGACGAACGGGAACGACTCGGCGCCCGGCACACTCGCCCAGCCGCTGAAGACCGTTCAGCGGGCGGTGGACCTGGCCGCCCCCGGCGACGTCATCACCGTGCGCGGCGGCACGTACGCCCTCACCGACAACATCACCATCACCACCTCGGGCACCGCCTCGCAGCCCATCACCCTGGGCGCCTACGGCGGGGAGCGCGTCCGCATCGACGGCGAGCAACTGCCCGCGAGTCACACCCCGGTCGGCGGCAGCATCCCGCGCGCGGAGCGCGGGGCGATCCACCAGGAGGCCTCGTACTGGCGGATCTCGGACCTGGAGATCGTGAACGGCCCGTACGGCGTCTACTGCGACGGCTGCGACGGGAACGTGTTCTCCCGGCTTGCCACCCACGACAACTACGAGTCGGGCTTCCAGCTCCAGGGCGCCTCGGCGAACAACCAGATCCTGAACCTGGACAGTTACGCCAACCGGGACCCGCGCAAGAACGGCGAGAGCGCCGACGGTCTGGCCATCAAGGAGGGCAGCGGGACGGGCAACGTCGTCCGCGGCGCCCGCCTGTGGAACAACGTCGACGACGGTTTCGACGCCTGGAAGTTCACCTCGCCGGTACTGATGGAGAACACGGTCGCCTACGGAAACGGTTTCAACCGCTGGAACTTCCCGGACTTCGCCGGTGACGGCAACGGGTTCAAGCTGGGCGGGGGCAGTCCGGCGCCCGCGGTGGCGCACACCGTACGCAACTCGGTCGCCTTCAAGAACGCGGCGCACGGCTTCACGGACAACGGCAACCCGGGCGCCCTCGCCCTGACCCGGGACAGCTCCTACGCAGACGGTGGCACGGGTTTCGACTTCGACACCTCGGGCGCCAAGGCCGTCCTCACGAGCAACCTCGCCGTGGCCGACGCCCGCGCCTCGGCGCTGGGTTCGGCGACCGTTTCCAGCGGCAACTCATGGGATCTGGGCGGCACTTGGAACGCTTCCTCGGTACTGAGCACGGACACCGGGCCGCTCACCGGTGCCCGCGCGGCCGACGGGACACTGCCGGCCGCGCCGTCGTTCCTGGTCCCGCGCGGCGGGGCGGCCGTCGGGGCACGGTTCTGA
- a CDS encoding phosphatase domain-containing protein, producing MTDSSKKPLAVFDLDNTLADTAHRQRFLERAPRDWAAFFAAAPQDPPIPEGVALVLAHAEECEVVYLTGRPERCRRDTLEWLATQGLPEGRVHMRRNDDRRPARRTKLEILRRLARDRDVRVLVDDDELVCDDAERAGFTVVRARWTAPSGALKQAQEGEGRT from the coding sequence GTGACCGACAGCAGCAAGAAGCCCCTCGCCGTGTTCGATCTGGACAACACCCTCGCCGACACGGCCCACCGACAGCGGTTCCTGGAGCGGGCGCCGCGCGACTGGGCCGCGTTCTTCGCGGCCGCGCCGCAGGACCCGCCGATCCCGGAGGGCGTCGCGCTGGTGCTGGCCCACGCCGAGGAGTGCGAGGTCGTCTACCTCACCGGCCGGCCCGAGCGCTGCCGACGGGACACGCTGGAGTGGCTCGCCACGCAGGGGCTGCCGGAGGGGCGCGTCCACATGCGGCGCAACGACGACCGCAGGCCCGCCCGGCGTACCAAGCTGGAGATTCTCCGTCGTCTGGCCCGCGACCGGGACGTGCGTGTCCTCGTGGACGACGACGAACTGGTGTGCGACGACGCCGAACGGGCCGGCTTCACCGTCGTCCGGGCGCGCTGGACGGCCCCCTCGGGCGCGCTGAAGCAGGCGCAGGAGGGCGAAGGCCGTACCTGA
- a CDS encoding dodecin, translated as MSNHTYRVTEIVGTSPDGVDQAVRNGISRASQTLRNLDWFEVIQVRGQIENGDIAHWQVGLKVGFRLDESD; from the coding sequence ATGTCGAACCACACCTACCGGGTCACGGAGATCGTCGGCACCTCGCCGGACGGTGTCGACCAGGCCGTCCGCAACGGCATCAGCCGCGCCTCGCAGACCCTGCGCAACCTGGACTGGTTCGAGGTGATCCAGGTGCGCGGTCAGATCGAGAACGGCGACATCGCGCACTGGCAGGTGGGCCTGAAGGTCGGCTTCCGTCTGGACGAGTCGGACTGA
- the egtD gene encoding L-histidine N(alpha)-methyltransferase → MSPFQITRTLPEDATDAALRADVRRGLAAGPKTLPPKWFYDAHGSELFERITELPEYYPTRAEREILVDRAGEIAAAARARTLVELGSGSSEKTRHLIDALTALDTYVPVDVSESALTQAGQALIAERPGLNVHALIADFTAELSLPDTPGPRLVAFLGGTIGNLLPAERAVFLASVRALLAPGDALLLGTDLVKDERVLVRAYDDAAGVTALFNKNVLSVVNRELGADFDPDAFDHVALWDAEHEWIEMRLRSRTAQTVKVPALDLAVDFAVGEELRTEVSAKFREEGVRAELSSAGLELTHWWTDAPGRFALSLSTVSTR, encoded by the coding sequence GTGAGTCCGTTCCAGATCACCCGCACCCTCCCCGAAGACGCCACGGACGCCGCCCTGCGCGCCGACGTCCGGCGCGGCCTCGCCGCCGGCCCCAAGACGCTGCCGCCCAAGTGGTTCTACGACGCGCACGGCAGCGAACTGTTCGAGCGGATCACCGAACTGCCCGAGTACTACCCGACACGCGCCGAGCGCGAGATCCTCGTGGACCGCGCCGGCGAGATCGCGGCGGCGGCCCGCGCCCGCACGCTCGTCGAGCTCGGCTCGGGCTCCTCGGAGAAGACCCGCCACCTGATCGACGCGCTGACGGCCCTGGACACGTACGTCCCCGTGGACGTCAGCGAGAGTGCCCTCACCCAGGCCGGGCAGGCCCTGATCGCCGAGCGGCCCGGACTGAACGTGCACGCCCTGATCGCCGACTTCACCGCGGAGTTGTCCCTGCCGGACACCCCCGGCCCGCGCCTCGTCGCCTTCCTCGGCGGCACGATCGGCAACCTGCTGCCGGCCGAGCGCGCGGTGTTCCTGGCCTCGGTGCGCGCGCTGCTCGCGCCGGGCGACGCGCTGCTGCTCGGCACGGACCTCGTCAAGGACGAGCGGGTGCTGGTGCGGGCGTACGACGACGCGGCCGGGGTGACGGCCCTGTTCAACAAGAACGTCCTGTCCGTGGTCAACCGTGAACTGGGCGCCGACTTCGACCCCGACGCCTTCGACCACGTCGCTCTGTGGGACGCGGAGCACGAGTGGATCGAGATGCGGCTGCGCTCCCGTACGGCGCAGACCGTGAAGGTTCCCGCGCTCGACCTCGCCGTCGACTTCGCCGTCGGCGAGGAACTGCGCACCGAGGTGTCGGCGAAGTTCCGGGAGGAGGGCGTGCGAGCGGAACTGTCCTCCGCGGGGCTGGAGCTGACCCACTGGTGGACGGACGCTCCGGGCCGCTTCGCGCTGTCGCTGAGCACCGTCAGTACACGGTGA
- the egtC gene encoding ergothioneine biosynthesis protein EgtC: MCRHLAYLGHEEPLGRLLVEPPHGLYRQSWAPRRQQYGTVNADGFGVGWYAEGDPVPARYRRAGPIWADLSFADLARVVRSRALLAAVRDATLAGADAEAAAAPYAAGTWLFSHNGAVADWPRSLEPLTGSLPAAELLTMEARNDSAFVWALVLARLRGGDTEGQALADTVVEVAAAAPGSRLNLLLTNGETITATAWGDTLWYLAEPGRGTVVASEPYDDDPRWQEVPDRTLLAASRADVLLTPLKDPSPDVASAPPKEPCT, translated from the coding sequence ATGTGCCGTCACCTCGCGTATCTGGGCCACGAGGAGCCGCTCGGCCGACTCCTCGTGGAGCCCCCGCACGGCCTGTACCGCCAGTCGTGGGCGCCGCGCCGGCAGCAGTACGGGACGGTCAACGCCGATGGTTTCGGGGTGGGTTGGTACGCCGAGGGAGACCCGGTACCGGCGCGCTACCGCCGGGCCGGGCCCATCTGGGCCGACCTGTCCTTCGCCGACCTGGCCCGGGTCGTGCGCAGCCGCGCGCTGCTGGCCGCCGTCCGCGACGCCACCCTGGCCGGGGCCGACGCGGAGGCCGCGGCGGCGCCGTACGCGGCCGGGACCTGGCTGTTCAGCCACAACGGGGCGGTCGCGGACTGGCCACGCTCGCTGGAGCCGCTCACCGGCTCGCTGCCCGCCGCCGAGCTGCTGACGATGGAGGCCCGCAACGACTCTGCGTTCGTGTGGGCGCTGGTCCTCGCCCGGTTGCGCGGCGGGGACACGGAGGGCCAGGCGCTGGCGGACACGGTGGTCGAGGTCGCCGCGGCGGCCCCCGGCTCCCGGCTCAACCTGCTCCTCACCAACGGCGAGACCATCACGGCGACCGCCTGGGGCGACACCCTCTGGTATCTGGCGGAGCCCGGCCGGGGCACGGTCGTGGCCTCCGAACCGTACGACGACGATCCGCGCTGGCAGGAGGTCCCCGACCGCACCCTGCTCGCGGCGAGCCGCGCCGACGTCCTGCTCACCCCGCTCAAGGACCCGAGCCCGGACGTGGCATCCGCACCCCCCAAGGAGCCCTGCACGTGA
- the egtB gene encoding ergothioneine biosynthesis protein EgtB, giving the protein MTEPALDTEPAVHAATALDAETLRARVLASLTTARERTTLLTSCVEEPDLTAQHSPLMSPLVWDLAHIGNQEELWLLRAVAGREAMRPEIDGLYDAFEHSRAERPSLPLLPPAEARRYAAEVRGRVMDVLESADFQGTRLTEAGFAFGMIAQHEQQHDETMLITHQLRTGPQALTAPDPEPVPLFTGPPEVLVPGGPFTMGTSGEPWALDNERPAHRREVAPFHIDTTPVTNAAYQAFIEDGGYDEERWWTKEGWAHIRGHGIRAPLFWRRDGGQWLRRRFGVTEEVPPDEPVLHVCWYEADAYARWAGRRLPTETEWEKAARFDPATGGSMRYPWGDADPGPEHANLGQRHLRPAPAGSYPAGESPLGVRQLIGDVWEWTSSDFLPYPGFRMFPYKEYSEVFFGPEYKVLRGGSFAVDPVACRGTFRNWDYPIRRQIFSGFRTARSAGAA; this is encoded by the coding sequence ATGACCGAGCCCGCCCTGGACACCGAGCCCGCCGTGCACGCGGCGACCGCCCTGGACGCGGAGACCCTCCGCGCCCGTGTCCTCGCCTCGCTCACCACGGCCCGCGAGCGCACCACGCTGCTGACGAGCTGCGTGGAGGAGCCCGACCTCACCGCCCAGCACTCCCCGCTGATGTCCCCGCTGGTGTGGGACCTCGCGCACATCGGCAACCAGGAGGAGTTGTGGCTGCTGCGCGCGGTGGCCGGCCGTGAGGCGATGCGCCCCGAGATCGACGGCCTGTACGACGCCTTCGAGCACTCGCGCGCCGAACGGCCCTCGCTGCCGCTGCTGCCGCCCGCCGAGGCCCGCCGGTACGCGGCGGAGGTGCGCGGCCGGGTGATGGACGTGCTGGAGTCGGCCGACTTCCAGGGCACCCGGCTGACGGAGGCAGGTTTCGCCTTCGGGATGATCGCGCAGCACGAACAGCAGCACGACGAGACGATGCTGATCACCCATCAGCTGCGCACCGGCCCGCAGGCCCTGACCGCCCCCGACCCGGAGCCGGTGCCGCTTTTCACCGGCCCGCCCGAAGTCCTCGTCCCCGGCGGCCCGTTCACGATGGGCACGTCCGGCGAACCCTGGGCGCTGGACAACGAACGACCCGCGCACCGGCGCGAGGTGGCGCCCTTCCACATCGACACGACCCCGGTGACGAACGCCGCGTACCAGGCGTTCATCGAGGACGGCGGCTACGACGAAGAGCGCTGGTGGACGAAGGAGGGCTGGGCGCACATCCGCGGGCACGGCATCCGCGCCCCGCTGTTCTGGCGGCGCGACGGCGGGCAGTGGCTGCGCCGCCGCTTCGGCGTCACCGAGGAGGTCCCGCCGGACGAGCCGGTGCTGCACGTGTGCTGGTACGAGGCCGACGCCTACGCCCGCTGGGCCGGACGCCGGCTGCCCACCGAGACCGAGTGGGAGAAGGCGGCCCGCTTCGACCCGGCGACCGGCGGTTCGATGCGCTACCCGTGGGGCGACGCCGACCCCGGCCCCGAGCACGCCAACCTGGGCCAGCGCCACCTGCGCCCGGCCCCGGCCGGCAGCTACCCGGCCGGTGAATCCCCGCTCGGTGTACGGCAGTTGATCGGCGACGTCTGGGAGTGGACGTCCAGCGACTTCCTTCCCTACCCCGGTTTCCGGATGTTCCCGTACAAGGAGTACTCGGAGGTGTTCTTCGGCCCCGAGTACAAGGTGCTGCGCGGCGGTTCGTTCGCCGTGGACCCGGTGGCCTGCCGGGGCACCTTCCGCAACTGGGACTATCCGATCAGGCGGCAGATCTTCTCCGGATTCCGCACCGCCCGCTCGGCCGGGGCCGCCTGA
- the egtA gene encoding ergothioneine biosynthesis glutamate--cysteine ligase EgtA — MSDSVTDCTDSTEGTERRTALTEAEVEALVRGICFKTGPPRTVGVEVEWLVHEPRAPHLPVPPERLEAAYAALRTVPLSSPLTVEPGGQLELSSPPAASLMECVGIVSADLAAVRAALGEHGLALSGNGTDPWRPPRRFLREPRYDAMETCLDRTGPAGRAMMCTSASVQVCLDAGYEEPGPLGHGRRWWLSHTLGAVLVAAFANSPLLDGNPTGWRSTRQLLWMEIGAGRAGGPVLDGEPRAAWARHVLDAPVMCVRRDSGPWDVPERLTFREWTRAGGPTREDLDYHLTTLFPPVRPRGHLELRMIDAQPGDDGWIVPLAVTTALFDDPEAAENAYRTVKPLAERAQPLPAPHNRLWIDAARYGLTDPELHEVAVACFTTALRALPRLGATDGVMDAVTDYFDRYVLKGRTPADDQLDRLRGTDTRAYGKDLRP, encoded by the coding sequence ATGTCCGATTCGGTCACCGACTGTACCGACAGCACCGAAGGCACCGAGCGCCGCACCGCCCTCACCGAAGCCGAGGTGGAGGCCCTGGTCAGGGGCATCTGCTTCAAGACCGGTCCGCCCCGCACCGTCGGGGTCGAGGTGGAATGGCTGGTCCACGAGCCGCGCGCACCGCATCTTCCCGTCCCCCCCGAACGACTCGAAGCGGCCTACGCCGCACTGCGCACCGTGCCCCTGAGCTCGCCGCTCACCGTCGAACCCGGCGGCCAGCTGGAACTGAGCTCGCCGCCCGCCGCCTCCCTGATGGAGTGCGTGGGCATCGTCTCCGCCGACCTCGCCGCCGTCCGCGCGGCCCTGGGCGAGCACGGCCTCGCCCTCTCCGGCAACGGCACGGATCCCTGGCGCCCACCCCGCCGGTTCCTGCGCGAGCCCCGCTACGACGCCATGGAGACCTGCCTCGACCGCACGGGCCCGGCCGGCCGCGCGATGATGTGCACCTCGGCCTCCGTGCAGGTCTGCCTGGACGCCGGGTACGAGGAGCCCGGCCCGCTGGGGCACGGGCGGCGCTGGTGGCTGTCGCACACGCTGGGCGCGGTGCTGGTGGCGGCCTTCGCCAACTCCCCGCTGCTCGACGGCAACCCGACCGGCTGGCGGTCCACCCGGCAGTTGCTGTGGATGGAGATCGGCGCCGGCCGCGCGGGCGGGCCCGTCCTGGACGGCGAGCCACGCGCCGCCTGGGCCCGGCACGTGCTGGACGCGCCGGTGATGTGCGTCCGGCGCGACAGCGGGCCGTGGGACGTGCCCGAGCGGCTCACGTTCCGCGAGTGGACCCGGGCGGGAGGACCGACCCGGGAGGATCTCGACTACCACCTCACCACCCTGTTCCCGCCGGTCAGACCGCGCGGCCACCTGGAGCTGCGCATGATCGACGCGCAGCCCGGCGACGACGGCTGGATCGTCCCGCTCGCCGTGACGACGGCGCTGTTCGACGACCCGGAAGCCGCCGAGAACGCCTACCGCACCGTGAAGCCGCTGGCCGAACGGGCCCAGCCGCTGCCCGCCCCGCACAATCGGCTGTGGATCGACGCGGCCCGGTACGGGCTGACCGACCCCGAGCTGCACGAGGTCGCCGTCGCCTGCTTCACCACGGCGCTGCGGGCCCTGCCCCGCCTCGGCGCCACGGACGGCGTCATGGACGCGGTGACGGACTACTTCGACCGTTACGTCCTCAAGGGCCGCACCCCCGCCGACGACCAGCTCGACCGCCTGCGCGGCACGGACACCCGCGCGTACGGGAAGGACCTCCGCCCATGA
- a CDS encoding TIGR02452 family protein yields the protein MSARLRGIARETQEIVAAGGYRTSDGREVSLAAAIEAARTGTRMTGPDPVALPAPQTPPADTFVEVTGESSLEVARRLAGAGSLAVLNFSSARNPGGGYLNGAQAQEEALCRASALYTCLITAREFYDHHRAHRDPFYTDRVIHSPAVPVFRDDRGRLLEEPYTVGFLTAAAPNAGVVLRTAPERTSELPRALAVRAERVLETAAAHGYRRLVLGAWGCGVFRNDPAQVAGAFRALLGTGGRFGRTFEHVVFGVLDRTPGRAVLGAFERAFGPQGPQVQP from the coding sequence ATGAGCGCGCGACTGCGCGGTATCGCGCGGGAGACGCAGGAAATCGTCGCCGCGGGCGGCTACCGCACGTCCGACGGGCGCGAGGTGTCCCTCGCGGCGGCGATCGAGGCGGCCAGGACGGGAACGCGGATGACGGGACCGGACCCGGTCGCCTTGCCCGCGCCGCAGACCCCACCGGCGGACACGTTCGTCGAGGTCACGGGCGAGAGCAGCCTGGAGGTCGCCCGTCGGCTCGCCGGCGCCGGCTCCCTCGCCGTCCTGAACTTCTCCTCCGCCCGCAACCCGGGCGGCGGCTACCTCAACGGCGCCCAGGCGCAGGAGGAGGCCCTGTGTCGGGCCTCCGCGCTGTACACCTGCCTGATCACGGCCCGGGAGTTCTACGACCACCACCGCGCCCACCGCGACCCGTTCTACACGGACCGCGTCATCCACTCACCGGCCGTGCCCGTCTTCCGCGACGACCGGGGCCGCCTGCTGGAGGAGCCGTACACCGTCGGCTTCCTGACGGCCGCCGCGCCCAACGCCGGTGTGGTGCTGCGTACGGCGCCCGAGCGCACGTCCGAGCTGCCACGCGCACTGGCCGTCCGCGCCGAGCGCGTCCTGGAGACGGCCGCCGCGCACGGCTACCGGCGCCTGGTCCTGGGCGCATGGGGCTGCGGGGTGTTCCGCAACGACCCCGCGCAGGTGGCGGGGGCGTTCCGGGCGCTGCTGGGCACCGGCGGGCGGTTCGGACGGACGTTCGAGCACGTGGTGTTCGGAGTGCTGGACCGGACGCCGGGGCGTGCGGTGCTGGGCGCCTTCGAGCGAGCGTTCGGCCCGCAGGGCCCTCAGGTCCAGCCGTAG
- a CDS encoding type II toxin-antitoxin system PemK/MazF family toxin — protein sequence MTAFTDADADVPGRFGPSATTAADPREVGRVRTEYSPAHDGDPDPGEIVWTWVPFEENDGRGKDRPVLVVAREAGGTFLAVQLSSKRHDGAAGGAAKPLQWSRGSSRWVAIGSGPWDRTGRDSWVDVDRVLRLHEDGMRREACALDRMRFNLVRHRLHERYGWT from the coding sequence GTGACCGCGTTTACCGATGCAGATGCAGACGTCCCGGGCCGCTTCGGCCCCTCCGCCACGACCGCGGCCGACCCTCGCGAGGTCGGCCGGGTGCGCACCGAGTACTCCCCCGCGCACGACGGTGACCCCGATCCCGGCGAGATCGTGTGGACCTGGGTGCCCTTCGAGGAGAACGACGGCCGGGGCAAGGACCGCCCGGTGCTCGTCGTCGCCCGGGAGGCGGGCGGCACCTTCCTCGCCGTGCAGCTCTCCAGCAAGCGGCACGACGGCGCAGCAGGGGGCGCGGCGAAGCCGCTCCAGTGGAGCCGGGGCTCGTCCCGGTGGGTGGCCATCGGCAGCGGGCCGTGGGACCGGACCGGGCGGGACTCCTGGGTGGACGTCGACCGCGTCCTCAGGCTCCACGAGGACGGCATGCGGCGCGAGGCCTGCGCGCTGGACCGGATGCGGTTCAACCTGGTCCGCCACCGGCTGCACGAGCGCTACGGCTGGACCTGA
- a CDS encoding flotillin family protein — protein MPMVVGVVAGVAVVAVLALVGLFKMMWRVAEPNEALVISGSNHRTEGLEAGMGFRIVTGRGTLVMPGVQVVRKLSLDLNETELHVDCVTHQGIPLKVRGVVIFKVGDDFVSIANAARRFLDQQKLMSERVHNVFAGHLRSIVGGLTVEDMIRDREKLTGQTRAACGTEMEKLGLIVDSLQIHEIEDPTGYIQNLAMPHAAAVQRDARIAQAEANRLATEAEQASFARMAEATRDSEILQAGYQAERDKAGAKARQAGPLADAAARQEVVVQETRVAELEAHRREQQLQADVRKPADAKAYEKRTLAEAERDARISAAQAKAKETELAAAAEASRVKQAAGAEAEATKTRGAATAASTRATGEAEAAAAQARGLAEAEATKAQGLAEAEAIKARAAALAENQEAVVAQQLAENWPEIVRAGASAFGNVDNMVLLNGADGMADVFAKALTMGGTGLGLARQLLASMNQNGQAPNGTSPLNGIASPPSSPPSQRVPVEEK, from the coding sequence ATGCCGATGGTTGTCGGCGTCGTTGCGGGGGTGGCGGTTGTCGCCGTCCTCGCTCTGGTCGGTCTGTTCAAGATGATGTGGCGGGTCGCGGAACCCAACGAGGCACTCGTCATCTCCGGCTCCAACCACCGTACCGAGGGCCTGGAAGCGGGGATGGGCTTCCGTATCGTCACGGGGCGCGGCACGCTCGTGATGCCCGGGGTGCAGGTGGTGCGCAAGCTGTCGCTGGATCTGAACGAGACCGAACTGCATGTGGACTGCGTGACGCACCAGGGCATACCGCTCAAGGTGCGGGGCGTGGTCATCTTCAAGGTGGGCGACGACTTCGTGTCGATCGCCAACGCGGCCCGGCGTTTCCTCGACCAGCAGAAGCTGATGTCGGAGCGGGTGCACAACGTCTTCGCCGGTCATCTGCGGTCCATCGTGGGCGGGTTGACGGTCGAGGACATGATCCGCGACCGGGAGAAGCTCACCGGGCAGACCCGTGCCGCCTGCGGTACGGAGATGGAGAAGCTGGGCCTGATCGTGGACTCGCTGCAGATCCACGAGATCGAGGACCCGACCGGCTACATCCAGAACCTGGCGATGCCGCACGCGGCGGCCGTGCAGCGGGACGCGCGCATCGCGCAGGCGGAGGCGAACCGTCTCGCCACGGAGGCGGAGCAGGCCTCGTTCGCGCGGATGGCGGAGGCCACCCGGGACAGCGAGATCCTCCAGGCGGGTTACCAGGCCGAGCGTGACAAGGCGGGCGCCAAGGCCCGTCAGGCGGGACCTCTCGCCGACGCGGCCGCCCGGCAGGAGGTCGTCGTCCAGGAGACCCGGGTCGCCGAACTCGAGGCGCACCGCCGCGAGCAGCAGCTCCAGGCGGACGTCCGCAAGCCCGCGGACGCGAAGGCGTACGAGAAGCGCACGCTGGCCGAGGCCGAGCGTGACGCCCGGATCTCGGCGGCGCAGGCCAAGGCGAAGGAGACGGAGCTCGCGGCCGCCGCCGAGGCGAGCCGGGTCAAGCAGGCCGCCGGCGCCGAGGCCGAGGCGACCAAGACCCGGGGTGCGGCCACCGCCGCCTCGACCCGGGCCACCGGTGAGGCCGAGGCGGCCGCCGCGCAGGCCAGGGGTCTGGCGGAGGCCGAGGCGACGAAGGCGCAGGGTCTCGCGGAGGCGGAGGCCATCAAGGCCCGGGCCGCCGCGCTCGCCGAGAACCAGGAGGCGGTCGTCGCCCAGCAACTCGCCGAGAACTGGCCGGAGATCGTGCGGGCCGGCGCGTCCGCGTTCGGCAACGTCGACAACATGGTGCTGCTCAACGGCGCGGACGGGATGGCGGACGTGTTCGCCAAGGCGCTCACCATGGGCGGGACGGGGCTCGGTCTGGCCCGTCAGCTGCTCGCCTCGATGAACCAGAACGGGCAGGCCCCGAACGGGACTTCGCCCCTCAACGGGATCGCGAGCCCGCCTTCGAGCCCGCCTTCGCAGAGGGTGCCGGTCGAGGAGAAGTGA
- a CDS encoding glycoside hydrolase family 43 protein, which produces MTTRPPAPSRRALLRAMAAVPATALVLGEAPGLLGTALAAAPAAGSATRYTIVPFLNSNDGTVNVYQSDDATDFRLVQSSAYTPPSNRIRDASIFKHTNGYYYVTYTTHTWQDASTTIGFARSSDRVNWTFLYDYTVPIANLSRAWAPEWFVDSDGSVNVIVSCSVTSDEWIFTPYLLKATDSALTTWSSPVALSGIGSNHIDTYIVKSGSTYHAFTKNETAKYIEYATASSLAGPYTIKKTGDWAGWGSYREGPSVIQLDNGAWRIFFDGYGDGKYYYSDSYDTFATWTAPKALPSISGTARHFTVIKETVTGGPTLTKNATRSLRSANYTTRYWQEQSALLNLPVVTSSSTTAEKQASTFTVVAGLADANAYSFRDASGNYLRHYSFRGRFDANDGTSTFARDATFVARTGTTSDAIRFESYNYPGYYLRHYNYQLRVELSDGTDLFRQDSSFVPVTAWA; this is translated from the coding sequence ATGACGACACGTCCCCCCGCTCCGTCCCGCCGTGCCCTGCTGCGCGCGATGGCCGCGGTGCCCGCCACAGCGCTCGTGCTCGGTGAGGCGCCCGGCCTGCTCGGCACGGCCCTCGCCGCCGCGCCGGCCGCCGGATCGGCCACCCGCTACACCATCGTCCCGTTCCTCAACAGCAACGACGGCACGGTGAACGTCTACCAGTCCGACGACGCGACCGACTTCCGGCTGGTGCAGTCCTCCGCCTACACCCCGCCGAGCAACCGCATCCGCGACGCGAGCATTTTCAAGCACACCAACGGCTACTACTACGTCACCTACACCACCCACACCTGGCAGGACGCCAGCACCACCATCGGCTTCGCCCGCAGCTCCGACCGGGTCAACTGGACGTTCCTGTACGACTACACGGTCCCGATCGCCAACCTCTCCCGCGCCTGGGCGCCGGAGTGGTTCGTCGACAGCGACGGCAGTGTGAACGTCATCGTGTCCTGCTCGGTGACCAGCGACGAGTGGATCTTCACGCCGTATCTGCTCAAGGCCACCGACTCCGCGCTGACCACGTGGAGTTCACCGGTCGCCCTGTCGGGCATCGGGTCGAACCACATCGACACGTACATCGTGAAGTCCGGCTCGACGTACCACGCCTTCACGAAGAACGAGACGGCGAAGTACATCGAGTACGCGACGGCGTCGAGCCTCGCCGGCCCCTACACGATCAAGAAGACCGGCGACTGGGCGGGCTGGGGCAGTTACCGCGAGGGTCCGTCCGTCATCCAGCTCGACAACGGCGCCTGGCGGATCTTCTTCGACGGGTACGGCGACGGCAAGTACTACTACAGCGACAGCTACGACACCTTCGCCACCTGGACCGCGCCCAAGGCCCTGCCCAGCATCTCGGGCACGGCACGCCACTTCACCGTCATCAAGGAGACGGTGACCGGCGGCCCGACCCTCACGAAGAACGCCACACGCTCGCTGCGCTCCGCCAACTACACCACCCGCTACTGGCAGGAGCAGTCCGCCCTGCTCAACCTCCCCGTGGTGACCAGCTCCAGCACCACCGCCGAGAAGCAGGCGTCCACCTTCACCGTCGTGGCCGGTCTCGCCGACGCGAACGCCTACTCCTTCCGCGACGCGTCCGGCAACTACCTGCGCCACTACTCCTTCCGCGGCCGCTTCGACGCCAACGACGGCACGTCGACCTTCGCGAGGGACGCGACCTTCGTCGCCCGGACCGGTACGACGAGCGATGCGATCCGCTTCGAGTCGTACAACTACCCCGGCTACTACCTGCGCCACTACAACTACCAACTCCGCGTGGAACTGTCCGACGGCACGGACCTCTTCCGACAGGACAGCTCGTTCGTGCCGGTGACGGCCTGGGCCTGA